CAAAATATTTAATAAAATATCCACTGATAACAAGAGTGCCGACCAAAAGAAACAGCTCGCAAGTTCCTTTTATAACCTCGGGAATTCTCTTTTCAAAAGTAAAAAGTTGAAGGAGAGCATTGAGGCTTATGAAAATTCGCTTCGGCTAAACCCGCATGATATGGACGCTAAGTATAATCTAGCGTATGCAAAGGAGTTGTTGAAAAAGAATAATCAAAAAGATAAGGATAATAATAAGAACAAGAATAAAGATGATAAGAACAAGAATGATAAGAATAAGCAAAACGATAAGCAAAAAGATCAAAATAATAAGAACCAGCAAAACAATAACCCTAATCAGCAGCAACAGCAGGGACAGCAACCTAAAATTTCGAAGGACGATGCTGAACGAATATTAAACGCGCTTCAGAACAATGAGAACCAAGTTGAGCAAAAGGTGAATGAGAAAAAGGCAGAGGCAGTTAAAGTAAAGGTTCAAAAAAATTGGTAATTTGAGAGGACGTGAAGATGAAAAGGTTATTTCTATTTAGCGTATTTGTTAGCTGCATTCAAATGCTTTGGGCTCAGGAGGTGAGCTTTGAAGCTTCAGCTCCTCAGGTAGTAGAGGTTGGTGAACAGTTTCGCCTAACCTTTACGGTTAATGCTCATCCATCCTCATTCCACCTGTCAAGTCCAGGAAGTTTTAACATTCTGGCAGGACCAAGCCAGTCATCCATGTCGAGCACCCAGATTATAAATGGGCAGGTTTCTCAATCGGAGAGTTATTCTTATACCTACATTTTGCAATCAGATAAGGAAGGAAAAGCTAAAGTTGGTTCAGCTTCAGTTATGGTTAATGGGAAAACCTATGTCACCGCTCCCTTCGAAATTCAAGTTGTGAAGAGCAGCGATAGTGGCTCTCCAAATCAAACTCAGCACTCATCCGCAAATCAGGATAATCCTTCCAATCCAGCAGGAGACCTATTTGTGCGTGTTAATGTAAATAAGCATTCAGCATATTTGGGTGAGGCCGTGGAGGCAACCATTAGTCTCTATGCTAGAGGGGTTAATCTTCAGCGATTTGATAATATAACGATGCCATCGTTTAATGGTTTTTGGAGCCAAGAGGTGGCAACTCCTAATCAGCTGGTTTTTAAACGGCAGGATGTCAATGGCAAAATATACAACGTTGGTGTAATTAAAAAATTTCTGCTATTTCCTCAGCAAACGGGGGCGGTAAAAATAGATCCATGCCAGATTGACCTCATTTTAGGTGTTCAGAGTAGCGGTCCTCAAAGTATTTTTGATGATTTCTTTGGTGGAAACGTTGAAACGATAAAAAAGCATATTGTCAGTCCACCTGTTACAATCTCTGTAAAACCATTGCCTGAGGCAGGAAAACCAGCATCGTTCACTGGTGCCGTTGGTAATTTTAGCATGGTTGGATCGATGGATAGAAATCAGTTAAAGGCAAATGAAGCAGCAACATATCACCTTAAGATTTCTGGCACTGGCAATTTGAAGTTGATCGGAGCGTCAAAAATTTCATTTCCTGCCGACTTTGATACCTACGACGCAAAAGTAACCGAGAACATTAATACTTCGAGTAGCGAAGCTTCTGGGAGTAAAAGTTTCGACTACCCCGTAATTCCACGGAGTGCTGGAACATTTACCATTCCACCAGTTGAGTTCTCCTACTTTAATCCATCAAATGGTAAATATACTACCCTGAAAACTTCGCCCACCACTATCACGGTTTCACCCGATTTGTCAGATGGTAGCACTACATCCGTTATATATGGAGGCGTTTCAAAGAAGGATTTAAAAATTCTGGGCAAAGATATTTTATTCATCAAGGTTCAGCCACAGCACTTTGTCGGTAAAAAATTCTTGCTGGTAGAAAGTTGGTTTTATTATATTGGATATTTGTTAATTATAGTTCTGACAGTATTTGCAGGTCTTTTCCTTTCCAAAATGCAGAAGGAACGTTATGATATCAAACTTTATCGCAACCGAAAAGCAAATAAAATTGCTCGACGAAGGTTGAA
This sequence is a window from Williamwhitmania sp.. Protein-coding genes within it:
- a CDS encoding BatD family protein — its product is MKRLFLFSVFVSCIQMLWAQEVSFEASAPQVVEVGEQFRLTFTVNAHPSSFHLSSPGSFNILAGPSQSSMSSTQIINGQVSQSESYSYTYILQSDKEGKAKVGSASVMVNGKTYVTAPFEIQVVKSSDSGSPNQTQHSSANQDNPSNPAGDLFVRVNVNKHSAYLGEAVEATISLYARGVNLQRFDNITMPSFNGFWSQEVATPNQLVFKRQDVNGKIYNVGVIKKFLLFPQQTGAVKIDPCQIDLILGVQSSGPQSIFDDFFGGNVETIKKHIVSPPVTISVKPLPEAGKPASFTGAVGNFSMVGSMDRNQLKANEAATYHLKISGTGNLKLIGASKISFPADFDTYDAKVTENINTSSSEASGSKSFDYPVIPRSAGTFTIPPVEFSYFNPSNGKYTTLKTSPTTITVSPDLSDGSTTSVIYGGVSKKDLKILGKDILFIKVQPQHFVGKKFLLVESWFYYIGYLLIIVLTVFAGLFLSKMQKERYDIKLYRNRKANKIARRRLKNAEMALKLNNSDIYFEELHKAILGYLADKLSIPSADLTSDRVAELLQARNVDDQTSQDVLAVIAQCEFARYSPSASIEKREMIFKKAVELVSNLEQLIK
- a CDS encoding tetratricopeptide repeat protein, whose translation is MKTILTILILFISVISSFAQTGRKEIRMGNKLYDKASFLDSEVKYRKALERNPSSFDAQFNLGDALYKQGKFDEAAKIFNKISTDNKSADQKKQLASSFYNLGNSLFKSKKLKESIEAYENSLRLNPHDMDAKYNLAYAKELLKKNNQKDKDNNKNKNKDDKNKNDKNKQNDKQKDQNNKNQQNNNPNQQQQQGQQPKISKDDAERILNALQNNENQVEQKVNEKKAEAVKVKVQKNW